In Nostoc sp. CENA543, a single genomic region encodes these proteins:
- a CDS encoding ATP-binding protein, with protein MNTDKTTTDFQVDLSNCDQEPIHIPGSIQPHGVLLALDAAKLTILQVSNNTFDFFGIHPEKLLNQNLDILLETEQVNFLKDCLDAEDLPIVNPIDFIIKTNNHTKSFDGIIYRCCETIILELEPSTSEKNHVFFRFYHLVKLALTKLQAATNIAEISQILAKEVKRITGFDRVMIYRFDENWNGIVIAEEKPEYLTSYLGLHYPASDIPQQARKLYAENWLRIIPNADYQPAAIITTNNPLNHQPLDLGKSVLRSVSPLHIEYLQNMGVTASMSISLLKNQKLWGLIACHHQSPKYVPYEIRSACEFLGQMASIEMSAKEDNENKESKIQLKSVHSKLVEYMSVENNFTDALINYHPNILDLVNATGAAICLHGKYHFVGHTPSQPDIEHLINWLSNHQNQEVFYTDSLATIYPEAEQLRDVASGLIAISISKSQKNYILWFRPEEIQTVNWGGNPHKAVEIKANGSVRLSPRKSFALWQETVQLKSLPWKPYEINAALELRSAIISIVLQKVDELAQLNLELERSNKELDAFAYIASHDLKEPLRGIHNYSNFLMEDYGNIINSEGKDKLITLIRLTQRMEDLIDSLLHFSRLGRADLSMQPTNLNDVVHRILDMLRVRIEESGVEIRIPRPLPTVYCDRVQLGEVFSNLITNAIKYNDKPNKWIEIGYLDHSTRQITFYIQDNGIGIREKHFDAIFRIFKRLHGPSKYGGGTGAGLTIAKKIVERHGGQIWLESTYGEGSIFYFTLKGTE; from the coding sequence GTGAACACTGACAAAACTACTACCGATTTTCAGGTTGACCTCAGTAATTGTGACCAAGAACCAATTCATATTCCTGGTTCTATTCAGCCTCATGGTGTACTTTTAGCCTTAGACGCAGCCAAGTTAACGATTTTACAAGTTAGTAACAACACATTTGATTTTTTTGGCATACATCCAGAAAAACTTCTTAATCAGAATTTAGACATTTTATTAGAGACAGAACAAGTCAATTTTCTCAAAGATTGCTTAGATGCTGAAGATTTACCAATTGTTAATCCTATAGACTTTATTATCAAAACCAATAACCACACAAAAAGTTTTGACGGGATTATCTATCGTTGTTGTGAAACTATCATTTTAGAACTAGAGCCAAGCACATCAGAGAAAAATCACGTTTTTTTTAGATTTTATCATTTAGTGAAATTAGCACTCACGAAACTACAAGCAGCCACTAACATTGCAGAAATTAGTCAGATTTTAGCCAAAGAAGTGAAACGAATCACTGGTTTTGACCGAGTGATGATCTATCGCTTCGATGAAAATTGGAACGGTATTGTCATTGCAGAAGAAAAGCCTGAATATCTCACATCATACTTAGGTTTACATTACCCTGCTTCTGATATTCCGCAACAGGCTAGGAAATTATATGCGGAAAATTGGCTCAGAATCATTCCCAATGCAGACTACCAGCCAGCAGCAATTATCACCACAAATAACCCTCTAAATCATCAGCCTTTAGATTTGGGAAAATCAGTTTTGCGGAGTGTCTCACCACTGCACATTGAATATCTGCAAAATATGGGTGTGACTGCTTCTATGTCTATCTCCCTACTCAAAAATCAAAAACTTTGGGGTTTGATTGCTTGTCATCATCAGTCACCAAAATATGTTCCCTACGAAATTAGGAGTGCTTGTGAATTTTTAGGACAGATGGCTTCTATAGAAATGAGTGCTAAAGAAGATAATGAAAATAAAGAATCTAAAATTCAACTCAAGTCTGTACATAGCAAATTAGTGGAATATATGTCAGTGGAAAATAATTTCACTGATGCGTTAATTAACTATCATCCAAATATCCTTGATTTAGTTAATGCCACAGGGGCTGCTATTTGTCTACATGGTAAATATCATTTTGTCGGTCATACTCCCAGTCAGCCAGATATTGAGCATTTAATTAATTGGCTCAGTAATCATCAGAATCAAGAAGTTTTTTATACTGATTCTTTAGCCACAATTTATCCAGAAGCAGAACAACTGCGGGATGTTGCAAGTGGATTGATCGCAATTTCTATTTCTAAAAGCCAAAAAAACTATATTTTGTGGTTTCGTCCAGAAGAAATCCAGACTGTCAACTGGGGAGGTAATCCTCATAAAGCTGTCGAAATCAAAGCTAACGGAAGTGTGCGTCTATCACCTCGCAAATCTTTTGCATTATGGCAAGAAACAGTGCAGTTGAAATCTTTACCGTGGAAACCTTATGAAATTAACGCAGCTTTAGAATTACGCAGTGCCATTATTAGTATTGTGCTGCAAAAAGTCGATGAATTAGCTCAATTGAATCTAGAATTAGAGCGCAGTAATAAAGAATTAGATGCTTTTGCTTATATTGCATCCCATGATTTGAAAGAACCCTTGCGGGGAATCCATAATTACTCTAATTTTTTAATGGAGGACTACGGGAATATTATCAACTCTGAAGGTAAAGATAAATTAATCACCCTCATTCGTCTAACTCAACGCATGGAGGATTTAATTGATTCTCTACTGCATTTTTCCAGGCTAGGAAGAGCTGATCTTTCCATGCAGCCAACAAATCTTAATGACGTAGTGCATCGGATTTTAGATATGTTAAGGGTGAGAATTGAGGAATCAGGCGTAGAAATCCGCATACCTAGACCATTACCAACAGTTTATTGCGATCGCGTGCAATTAGGCGAAGTTTTTAGTAACCTGATTACTAACGCTATTAAATACAACGACAAACCCAACAAATGGATTGAAATTGGCTATCTAGACCATTCCACACGACAAATCACATTTTATATTCAAGATAACGGTATAGGGATTCGGGAAAAGCACTTTGATGCAATTTTTCGGATTTTCAAACGACTACACGGCCCTAGTAAATATGGTGGTGGTACAGGCGCAGGACTCACCATTGCTAAAAAAATTGTCGAACGACATGGTGGTCAAATTTGGTTAGAGTCAACTTATGGGGAAGGTAGCATTTTCTATTTCACATTAAAAGGAACAGAGTAA
- a CDS encoding response regulator — protein sequence MIGNTTQPLLVIEDSDEDFEALRRFLQKEEVINPIFRCVDGDEALDFLYHYGTYRDTQVYPRPSIILLDLNLPGTDGRDVIAQIKQDQNLKSIPIIVFTTSCNPKDIEICYQYCVASYILKPIDMNRLAATIHSFLIYWLNIVVLPDTVSK from the coding sequence ATGATTGGTAACACCACCCAACCTTTATTAGTAATTGAAGATAGTGATGAAGACTTTGAAGCTTTGCGTCGATTCCTGCAAAAAGAAGAGGTAATAAATCCTATTTTTCGTTGTGTAGATGGCGATGAAGCTCTAGATTTTCTCTACCATTATGGAACTTACCGAGATACACAAGTTTACCCCAGACCATCAATTATTTTACTTGATCTGAATTTACCTGGAACTGATGGGCGCGATGTTATAGCTCAAATTAAGCAAGACCAAAACCTCAAATCTATTCCCATAATTGTATTCACAACTTCTTGTAACCCTAAAGATATTGAAATATGTTATCAATACTGTGTTGCTAGTTATATTCTCAAACCAATTGATATGAACAGATTAGCCGCAACTATTCATAGCTTCTTAATCTACTGGTTAAATATTGTAGTTCTCCCTGATACTGTTAGCAAATAG
- a CDS encoding hybrid sensor histidine kinase/response regulator: protein MELSKIMIDSLHKSRKPRIIPLRFIFIVPFVLQIVGAVSLVGYLSYRSGQQAVEKLVDELMTETSNRIHQHLDNYLGNAQTINQMNLDAVKTGVLNLNDFQAVGKYFYHQQKVFNFTYVNFGSKDGGFIGAGKADAQGKILEISETLQSQPQKYRSYSVDNQGNRLQLVDTVIADQNDSAWYTDAVKAGKPVWSSIYTWAVVSDIISISASAPVYDSQNNLLGVLGIDLNLNQISKFLKTLNPSSSGRIFIMERSGLMVASSADESPVYVVNGQGKQLAAINSSKPIIRDVTQKLIKQFGSLKAIATPQLLRLYVPQKTFVKVIPYRDQYGLDWLVVMTIPESDFMGKIQANTNMTALLCLLTLVIAIGLGIITCNLITSPIRQLSQASKAIADGKLSQVVEIQGIAELETLADAFNEMALQLHTAFTTLENRVQERTLELAIAKEKAEAANQAKSTFIANMSHELRSPLNAILGFSQLMLRSSHLSPEHHESVGIIYRSGDYLLTLINNILDLSKLEAGKMTLNPSNFDLYQLLDDLEDMFSLRASNQGLNLIFQRCENLPRYICTDAIKLRQVLINLISNAIKFTQQGGISLTINHHTDSPDIFTIYFKLHDTGVGIAAAELPHLFHDFSQAQAGKDSQEGTGLGLAISRKFVQLMGGDITVTSELGKGTTFAFDIPAQLGQKAHINSLEIHPQVLELAPGQPKYRILIVDDKPINRQLLIKLLTPLGFEIQEASNGQEAVTIWDEWQPHLIWMDMRMPIMDGYEATKYIKSTTKGHATAIIALTASVLEEEKAITLSAGCDDFLRKPFVEHLIFDTLAKHLGVKYIFAQTPTTTPDEVKQSILTSSDFSSMPETWIAQLYAAALEANTKLVLELIQEIPETTMTLKESLTKLAKQFKFEELVDLVEPIISNEF, encoded by the coding sequence AATGCACAAACGATTAATCAGATGAATTTGGACGCAGTGAAAACAGGGGTGTTAAACCTCAATGATTTTCAGGCTGTGGGGAAATATTTTTATCATCAACAGAAAGTATTTAATTTTACCTATGTCAACTTTGGCAGCAAAGATGGGGGTTTTATCGGTGCAGGGAAAGCCGATGCCCAAGGTAAGATTTTAGAAATATCCGAAACCCTGCAATCTCAACCCCAAAAGTATCGTTCCTACTCAGTAGATAACCAAGGAAATCGCCTGCAATTAGTTGATACAGTCATAGCTGATCAAAATGATAGTGCATGGTACACAGACGCTGTAAAAGCAGGTAAACCCGTCTGGAGTTCGATTTATACTTGGGCAGTGGTATCGGACATTATTAGTATTTCCGCTAGCGCGCCTGTCTACGATTCCCAAAATAATTTGCTGGGTGTACTAGGAATTGATTTAAATCTGAATCAGATTAGTAAGTTTCTCAAAACGCTCAATCCCAGCAGTTCCGGTAGAATCTTTATTATGGAGCGTTCCGGGCTGATGGTTGCTAGTTCAGCCGATGAATCTCCCGTTTATGTTGTGAATGGTCAAGGGAAGCAGCTAGCAGCTATTAATAGTAGCAAACCCATAATTCGTGATGTTACTCAGAAATTAATCAAGCAATTTGGTAGTCTAAAAGCGATCGCTACACCGCAATTACTCCGTCTCTATGTTCCCCAAAAGACTTTTGTGAAGGTCATTCCCTACCGCGATCAATACGGTTTAGATTGGCTGGTAGTGATGACAATTCCTGAATCTGATTTTATGGGCAAGATTCAGGCTAACACCAATATGACAGCTTTACTTTGTTTATTAACCTTGGTAATTGCTATAGGGTTGGGGATTATTACTTGCAATTTGATTACATCACCGATTCGGCAATTAAGTCAAGCAAGTAAAGCGATCGCGGATGGCAAACTCAGCCAAGTCGTGGAAATTCAGGGCATTGCGGAACTTGAAACCCTAGCAGATGCCTTTAATGAGATGGCTTTGCAGTTACACACGGCTTTTACCACCTTAGAAAATCGTGTCCAAGAACGCACTCTAGAATTAGCCATTGCTAAAGAAAAAGCAGAAGCAGCAAACCAGGCTAAAAGTACATTTATCGCCAACATGAGTCATGAATTGCGATCGCCTCTCAATGCCATTCTCGGCTTTTCGCAATTAATGTTACGCTCTTCCCACCTATCTCCAGAACATCATGAAAGTGTGGGGATTATCTATCGTAGTGGTGATTATCTCCTCACACTCATTAATAATATTCTCGACTTATCGAAATTAGAAGCGGGGAAAATGACCCTCAATCCCAGTAATTTTGATTTATATCAATTACTGGATGATTTAGAAGATATGTTCTCTTTACGCGCTAGTAATCAGGGGTTAAATCTCATCTTTCAACGATGTGAAAATCTCCCTCGCTATATTTGCACCGATGCCATCAAACTCCGCCAAGTTTTAATTAATTTAATTAGCAATGCTATCAAATTTACTCAACAGGGTGGCATTAGTTTAACTATCAATCATCATACAGATAGCCCAGATATTTTTACCATTTATTTTAAATTGCATGATACAGGGGTAGGCATTGCTGCCGCAGAATTACCCCACTTATTTCATGATTTTTCCCAAGCACAAGCCGGCAAAGACTCTCAAGAAGGAACTGGTTTAGGTTTAGCCATTAGTCGCAAATTTGTGCAGTTAATGGGAGGGGATATCACAGTCACTAGTGAATTAGGTAAAGGCACAACCTTTGCATTTGATATTCCAGCCCAATTAGGTCAAAAAGCTCATATTAATAGTTTAGAAATTCATCCCCAAGTTTTAGAACTAGCACCAGGTCAACCTAAATATAGAATACTCATAGTTGATGATAAACCAATTAACCGCCAATTACTAATTAAACTGTTAACACCGTTAGGGTTTGAAATTCAAGAGGCAAGCAACGGCCAAGAAGCCGTTACTATTTGGGATGAATGGCAACCGCATCTGATTTGGATGGATATGCGAATGCCAATTATGGATGGTTACGAAGCCACAAAATATATTAAATCTACAACCAAAGGTCATGCTACAGCCATCATTGCCTTGACTGCCAGTGTCTTAGAAGAGGAAAAAGCCATCACTCTTTCTGCTGGGTGCGATGACTTCCTGCGTAAGCCTTTTGTGGAACATCTGATTTTTGACACCTTAGCCAAGCATCTCGGTGTTAAATACATCTTTGCCCAAACTCCTACAACCACTCCAGATGAGGTCAAACAGAGTATCTTGACTTCATCAGATTTTAGCTCTATGCCGGAAACGTGGATTGCTCAATTATATGCAGCTGCCCTGGAAGCTAATACCAAACTCGTCCTCGAACTTATTCAAGAAATTCCTGAAACTACAATGACTTTGAAAGAATCACTGACAAAATTAGCGAAGCAATTTAAATTTGAGGAGTTGGTTGATTTAGTCGAGCCGATAATCAGCAATGAATTTTGA
- a CDS encoding diguanylate cyclase domain-containing protein, which translates to MNFDSETATKGNILLVDDIPENLQLLSDSLINIGYTVRSVTTGRMALKTINVKRPDIILLDIKMPEMDGYQVCKILKADELLRSIPVIFISALDDVFDKVTAFQLGGIDYITKPFQMEEVVARIENQLTIQRQQRLLEQENIKRRETEEILYQSRAILASILNSSLDGIAAMQAVRNPTTGEIEDFRCLVVNPVIARAFNSRYEDMIGKSLLKEFLSSRDPELFDEFVKIVETGKPLKRDFYYQFGDSLWHHFVAVKLGDGFAITVRDITGRKKVELALQDANQKLEQLANLDGLTQVANRRCFDKRLQEAWQFLTLEQKPLSLILFDVDKFKSYNDYYGHLAGDDCLIKIAQTVQQIVDHSVGLVARYGGEEFAVLLPETDLDQAIKVAQNIQQAIYSQAIPHAQSDIQGIVTLSLGISCVIPSREMKPDTLIALADKALYNAKKQGRDRYCLS; encoded by the coding sequence ATGAATTTTGATTCTGAGACAGCAACTAAAGGGAACATTCTGCTAGTAGACGACATCCCCGAAAATTTACAGTTATTAAGTGATTCTCTAATCAATATCGGCTACACTGTTCGCAGCGTCACGACTGGACGGATGGCACTAAAAACCATCAATGTGAAGCGACCAGATATTATTCTGTTAGATATCAAGATGCCAGAAATGGATGGCTATCAAGTCTGTAAGATTCTCAAAGCTGATGAACTTCTCCGCAGCATTCCCGTAATTTTTATTAGTGCTTTAGATGACGTTTTTGATAAAGTTACTGCCTTTCAATTAGGGGGAATAGACTACATTACTAAACCCTTTCAGATGGAAGAAGTGGTTGCACGCATCGAAAATCAATTAACCATTCAACGTCAACAACGGCTTCTAGAGCAAGAAAATATTAAACGGCGAGAAACAGAAGAAATACTATATCAATCGAGGGCAATACTTGCCAGCATTTTGAATAGTTCACTCGATGGTATTGCTGCAATGCAAGCTGTCCGCAACCCCACAACCGGAGAAATCGAAGATTTTCGTTGCTTAGTTGTTAATCCTGTGATTGCTAGAGCCTTCAACAGTAGGTATGAGGATATGATTGGTAAATCCCTCCTCAAAGAATTTTTATCATCCAGAGATCCAGAACTCTTTGATGAGTTTGTGAAGATTGTGGAGACAGGAAAACCCTTAAAACGAGATTTTTACTATCAATTTGGTGATTCTTTGTGGCATCACTTTGTTGCAGTTAAGCTAGGTGATGGTTTTGCTATTACCGTCCGTGATATCACTGGACGCAAGAAAGTGGAACTAGCTCTACAAGATGCAAATCAGAAGCTAGAGCAATTAGCAAATCTCGATGGTTTGACGCAGGTGGCTAACCGTCGGTGCTTTGATAAGCGACTACAAGAAGCATGGCAATTTTTGACACTAGAACAAAAACCCCTGTCGCTGATTTTATTCGATGTGGATAAATTCAAATCCTATAATGATTACTATGGTCATCTTGCAGGTGATGATTGTTTAATCAAGATAGCGCAGACAGTACAACAGATAGTTGACCATTCTGTAGGTCTTGTGGCGCGTTATGGCGGAGAAGAATTTGCGGTACTTCTGCCTGAAACTGATTTAGATCAAGCAATCAAAGTTGCACAAAATATTCAACAAGCAATTTACTCACAGGCTATTCCCCACGCCCAGTCTGATATTCAAGGTATAGTCACACTGAGTTTAGGGATTAGTTGTGTGATTCCCTCTAGAGAAATGAAACCAGATACACTCATCGCTTTAGCCGATAAAGCATTATACAACGCCAAAAAACAGGGACGCGATCGCTATTGCCTTTCCTAA